The DNA region ATGCATCCAATGGCTACATCTGAAGTTGAGCCTTCTCGCGACATTCCAACGTACATTCGTAATGGTTGGGACCAAGTTGAGCCGGTGGCAGCGAAGATGCACATGGGCATGAGACCGGTTTCAGAAATGAAGATTCCGCTGCTTGCGCCTATGGAAGAAGATGCTTCGTTGACTTCTCATGGTGTGAAAGCCAAGGAAGATGAATACGATATTCCAGCTTTTCTTCGTAGAAATGCTGACAGTTGATCAATGTCGTATGTGATTAGTACTTTCTGCTATGTCGGCTGTATCGGCCGCATGCCAGGTACCTGGGGCTCTTTGGCATCTCTCGCCATTTGGGCCCCTCTTGTTTTGTTAAATGCTTCACCGCCGATTCGGCTAGCCTTCATATTATTTGTCTTTCTGATTGGGTGGTGGGCAACTCATCACTCAAGGCATCAGTTTAAAAGCCTTGATCCCAAAGAAGTTGTGATTGATGAAGTTGCGGGTATGGGGCTAACGCTCGCGTTTTGTCCCGCTGATATTTCAAGCATTGTTGCGGCCTTTCTGCTGTTTCGATTCTTAGACATTGTGAAACCCTGGCCGATTTCGTGGGTGGATCGAAAAGTGAAAAGCGCCTTGGGTGTGATGATGGACGACATGGTGGCTGGCCTTATTGGCGCCGTTATTTTAAGCCTTTTGGTTTAAGTCAAACGCCTGACGCGGGGTCTTTTTTGCGTCGCTATGGTTACCTTTGAAGGAAGGGACAAAACATGACGCGTATTCTCAAAGTCTTCTCGTTATTCTTACTCGTACTATGCATCGGTTCGGCTGAAGCAAAGGCGTGTGGTCAAATTAGTGTCACTTACGGCGCCGGCATTGGCCAAGCTTGCAGTATCTATCCGAATATGGGAGCGACATGCGCTCAAGGCCTGACCTGCGTGGTCCAACCCTATACCACTTTTGGTGTGTGTCACCCTTACAACGGCAGCTATGCTATTCCAGCAGGTGGCGGCTACGGTCCTGGCTATAACAGAGGCTACGGTTATGGATTCGGCGGCGGATTCCGAGGTGGTTTCGGTGGAAGACACGGCTGGCGCAGATAAACCTAGGTCGGACGACCGATGGTTTTTGGTTCCTATGCCGAACTAGGCTCAGCATAGGAGTGACAAAAAAATGAAAGCATTTAGTTTTTCTTTACTTTTGGCTGGTCTATTTTTTATAGCAATGCCACGCCATGCTGAAGCACAAAGATGGTCTGGTCTTGGTCAGGCTTGTAGCCAATTTTACTATGGTCCAAGATGTGTTCAAGGAACCGTCTGCTATGTGAACCAATCCGGTTTTGGAACTTGCGGATACCCACAAAACCGTCGTCCATCCAGCGTCAATGTTGGCTGGAGCTGGCAATTTGGTTGGGTTTGGGAAAATGGCCGTTGGAACTGGAGAGCAGGCTGGCACTGGAACGGTGGCAATAATAACAACAATAACTGGAATGGTGGTAACGGTGGTCGCTGGGGTAATGGCGGCCGTTGGGGACGTAGATAATCTTTGCCAAGTGTCCGCTACGGAATAGTCATCGTTTTGGTATCTTTCGGATTAAGTAGGTCACCTTGGTGGGCTGCCATAAAACTCACCAGACTCTGACTAAAAGCGAAGATGGCTAAAGGCGTAGCGAACGCCGCGGTGAAAGAGATAAATGGATGGTCCGAAATCGTAGATTTTGGTCCGTCCATTTTGCTTGAGCAAGAATGTTTAATTGCCAGCGCAAACGCCGGCAACAAAAAGAAGGCGCCGATACCGATCCACTCAGCGCCTAGCTCCAAGGATACAGGTATGTTGGGAACCATGCGTACATAAAGTATCGCATTGTGCTCAGCTGGCACAGGCGCGGCAGTGGTGCGAGCTGCTGCTCTGGTTGTGTCGGGGGGCGGAACCAAAGGCGTGGGACTCGATTGCCCCATCGCAACTTGTCCAATGAAACACGCTGCTAAAAATATTTTGCTCATGGATTGTTCTCTACTTGAACCTCGCTGTCTTTGGCGTGGATGATTTCTAAATCGTTAGGCAAAATATAGGCGTTTCGGATTCCTTCAATGATTTGAATAAACATTTGAGAGATACAGGTAGCCGTAACCGGAAATGCCACTGTGCCAAAAAATGCCATAGTCGGGTGCTGTAGGGCCATTTCTCGTGTTGCCAGTGATTGACCGACCCCAACAGACGAAGGCGCAGTTCCCAGTGGCTGATTGCTGCCCCCCATATTTGGCACTTGAGCTGCACTATTTTGCAGCACAATTTGTTTGAATTTGAATATGATTCGAATGCCGATGCCAGCGCAAATACCAGCCGCAACAAGATAGAGCGATGCGGCGATAAAATGACCTTCTGGCGGAGATACTGCTCTGGTGTAAAGCATGGCTGGATGCGTGGAGTTGTTTGCAAAAATACTCACGGAACAGAAACTAACGACCAAAAAAATTTTTTTCATAAGCACTCCAGTGGATTGAGTGTTTACCATTACGAAACTATTCCGCCGGGCAAGCTTCCCGGCTACTCTTATTTCAGTTAAGCTTCTCGCTGGAGAAGTGAACGCATGATCCAAAAAATAAAGCCAGACGCGCTGAGATGGCAGCTGCCTGATTTGTCTATTGTCAAAACAGGTCTCATGGTGCGCAGACGCCGAAGTGGCAAGCGCAATCATTTTGGTGCCATGGTGCAGCAGCGTGCGTTATCCGCCTTGGAATTGGGCCTTGGGATCAGGCAACGCGGCTTTAATATTTTTGTGGTCGGTGAGTCTGGTACTGGCCGGACTTCAACAGTGAACCAACTCTTGTCTGAACGAGCGGTGAAAGAACCCACTCCGGATGATATTGTCCTGCTTTATAACTTCGAAAATCGAGATCGGCCACTCGCCGTCCGTCTTTCTCCTAGTCACGGCCCCAAGCTCAAAAAAACTTACGATGCTTTGATAGAGCGCATGCTCATCGATTTAGAAAAGACCTTCGAATCCGAACGCTACTTGGCTGAGCGTCAAGAGCTGCAAGATGAGTGCCAGGCCAAAACCGAAGCCTTGCTGAAAACCATTGAAGATG from Myxococcota bacterium includes:
- a CDS encoding phosphatidylglycerophosphatase A → MISTFCYVGCIGRMPGTWGSLASLAIWAPLVLLNASPPIRLAFILFVFLIGWWATHHSRHQFKSLDPKEVVIDEVAGMGLTLAFCPADISSIVAAFLLFRFLDIVKPWPISWVDRKVKSALGVMMDDMVAGLIGAVILSLLV